A genomic window from Maridesulfovibrio sp. includes:
- a CDS encoding twin-arginine translocase TatA/TatE family subunit, which yields MFGLGITEILLILGIIILIFGAKKLPEVGSGLGRAIQNFKKASSESEEIDVTPSKDKNKDA from the coding sequence ATGTTCGGTTTAGGAATCACAGAAATTCTTTTAATTTTGGGTATTATTATCCTGATTTTCGGAGCTAAAAAGCTTCCCGAAGTGGGTAGCGGACTGGGTCGTGCAATTCAGAATTTTAAAAAGGCAAGCAGTGAGTCTGAAGAAATTGACGTAACGCCGTCAAAAGACAAGAACAAAGACGCATAA
- the miaA gene encoding tRNA (adenosine(37)-N6)-dimethylallyltransferase MiaA has translation MEQRRPVVCILGPTGAGKTATSLGLAREFPVRVINFDSRQVYSDFPVITAQPSPEERAVCPHELYGFLPTTETINAAGFVELAKERIDAAQEKELPVLVGGTGMYLQSLTSGLAPIPDIPDDIRERIRKRAEEEGGPALYAELAKVDPEYCERTHPNNRQRNARALEVYEATGKPFTWWHNREVPPSPYDFLKLGIKVDLDQLTPLLKLRIEKMLEAGAIDEARRAWELCPDENAPGWTGIGCMELMRFIKGEINIEETVRLWARNTRAYAKRQLTWFKREQDIHWFAPEEHDKAVKFVELWLADRDGER, from the coding sequence ATGGAGCAGCGTAGACCTGTTGTATGCATCCTCGGTCCAACCGGGGCCGGGAAAACCGCTACTTCTCTGGGACTGGCCCGGGAGTTTCCGGTGCGGGTCATAAATTTTGATTCGCGTCAGGTTTATTCAGACTTTCCGGTTATTACCGCCCAGCCCAGCCCTGAGGAAAGGGCGGTCTGTCCTCATGAATTATATGGGTTTCTGCCTACAACCGAGACTATCAATGCCGCCGGATTTGTTGAACTGGCTAAGGAGCGTATTGATGCTGCACAGGAGAAGGAACTACCGGTGCTGGTTGGCGGAACCGGTATGTACCTGCAAAGCCTGACATCCGGCCTTGCTCCTATCCCAGATATTCCGGATGACATCCGGGAGCGTATACGTAAGCGGGCTGAAGAAGAGGGAGGGCCAGCGCTTTATGCTGAGTTGGCTAAGGTTGACCCGGAGTATTGCGAACGTACCCATCCCAACAACCGTCAGCGTAACGCCAGGGCTCTCGAAGTGTACGAGGCGACAGGAAAACCCTTTACATGGTGGCATAACCGTGAGGTTCCGCCATCCCCCTATGATTTTCTTAAACTTGGTATTAAGGTCGATCTTGATCAGTTGACCCCGCTGCTCAAGCTTCGTATCGAAAAGATGCTTGAGGCCGGGGCGATAGATGAAGCCCGCAGAGCATGGGAGCTTTGTCCGGATGAGAATGCCCCCGGATGGACCGGAATCGGGTGCATGGAGCTGATGCGTTTTATAAAAGGTGAGATAAACATTGAGGAAACTGTCCGGCTCTGGGCCAGGAATACAAGGGCCTATGCAAAACGGCAGCTGACATGGTTCAAGCGGGAGCAGGATATCCACTGGTTTGCGCCGGAAGAACATGACAAGGCTGTTAAATTTGTAGAGCTGTGGCTTGCAGATAGGGACGGGGAAAGGTAA
- the wtpA gene encoding tungstate ABC transporter substrate-binding protein WtpA: protein MRSISLGVMLVMLSLVSAVPGFAAEEISGDVIMFHAGSLSVPLAKMEKEFEAMHPGVDIKREAGGSTKMARMISEEGKPADIMASADYVVIDKNLIPKYADFNIRFASNQLVLCYTDKSKFASEINADNWYDILLKSGVIWGYSDPNLDPCGYRSVMVMQLAEKFYGKEGLYDKLIAKRKEEWVRPKALELISLLKTGKMDYAWEYLSVAVQHGLKYVTLDKHINLSDYKYNNFYKQAKVTVSGKKPGSTIERVGKSITYGITQLKDAPNKAAATAFMEYMLSPEGGLKILKEMGQPPFVPAIIPDEAMLKNMPSELQKLVKVKE from the coding sequence ATGCGTTCAATATCATTAGGAGTGATGCTCGTTATGCTTTCACTTGTTTCCGCTGTTCCGGGCTTTGCCGCCGAAGAAATCAGCGGCGATGTAATCATGTTCCATGCAGGAAGTCTGTCCGTTCCTCTCGCCAAGATGGAAAAAGAATTTGAAGCAATGCACCCCGGTGTGGATATCAAGCGTGAAGCCGGTGGTTCCACAAAAATGGCCCGCATGATTTCTGAAGAAGGTAAACCAGCCGACATCATGGCTTCTGCCGACTACGTTGTCATAGATAAAAACCTTATTCCTAAATACGCTGACTTCAACATCCGCTTCGCTTCCAACCAGCTTGTACTCTGCTACACTGATAAGTCAAAATTCGCTTCTGAGATAAATGCTGACAACTGGTACGACATTTTGCTCAAGTCCGGCGTTATCTGGGGATATTCCGACCCCAACCTTGATCCCTGCGGCTACCGCAGTGTCATGGTCATGCAGCTCGCAGAAAAATTCTATGGCAAGGAAGGACTCTATGACAAGCTGATCGCCAAGCGCAAAGAAGAATGGGTCCGCCCCAAAGCCTTGGAACTGATCTCCCTGCTCAAAACCGGAAAAATGGACTATGCATGGGAATACCTGTCTGTAGCAGTACAGCACGGCCTGAAATACGTAACCCTTGATAAACACATCAACCTTTCCGACTACAAATACAACAACTTCTACAAGCAGGCGAAAGTAACTGTCAGCGGTAAAAAACCAGGCTCCACAATCGAACGCGTGGGTAAATCCATCACCTACGGTATCACCCAGCTGAAGGATGCACCAAACAAAGCTGCTGCAACCGCATTCATGGAATACATGCTCTCCCCCGAAGGCGGCCTGAAAATTCTGAAAGAAATGGGACAGCCCCCCTTTGTTCCAGCCATCATCCCAGATGAAGCAATGCTTAAAAACATGCCTTCCGAACTACAGAAACTTGTTAAAGTAAAAGAATAA
- a CDS encoding HAD-IA family hydrolase, giving the protein MESIHISPVTPPEVVKKIKGVIFDCDGVLINSFEANKWYYNRFKEKFGLEPMNAEEEKQVHALTHADALKFILPEEFHEEAFVYSTDHSHKEGIKYIEVEEGLSRLLEWLRTNNIRMGINTNRTDTLPLVLQMFNIEGFFSPMVTSETLPNSKPHPAGVHYILQKWNLKPEEVVYIGDTWVDESCAERAGVEFWAYRSPTLNARLHVDSYWTLCNLLEKARNAVWSNCGCAQ; this is encoded by the coding sequence ATGGAATCCATACATATCAGCCCCGTGACCCCGCCTGAGGTGGTCAAGAAAATCAAAGGCGTGATTTTTGATTGCGATGGTGTGCTGATTAATTCTTTTGAAGCCAACAAGTGGTACTACAATAGGTTCAAGGAAAAATTCGGCCTTGAACCTATGAACGCCGAGGAAGAAAAACAGGTGCACGCATTGACGCATGCAGACGCCCTGAAGTTTATTCTTCCTGAAGAATTTCATGAAGAAGCCTTCGTTTACAGCACTGACCATTCCCACAAGGAAGGAATCAAATATATAGAAGTTGAAGAAGGGCTTTCCCGTTTACTGGAGTGGCTGCGGACCAATAATATCCGTATGGGAATAAATACCAACCGAACTGATACACTGCCGCTTGTTCTACAGATGTTTAATATTGAAGGCTTTTTTTCTCCCATGGTAACTTCCGAAACTCTGCCGAACAGCAAACCGCACCCTGCGGGTGTGCATTACATTTTGCAGAAGTGGAATCTGAAGCCTGAAGAAGTTGTCTACATCGGTGATACATGGGTTGACGAGAGTTGTGCCGAAAGGGCGGGGGTGGAATTCTGGGCATACCGCAGTCCGACTCTCAATGCCCGTCTGCATGTGGACAGCTACTGGACCTTATGCAATTTACTGGAGAAGGCCCGTAACGCTGTATGGTCAAATTGCGGTTGCGCTCAGTAA
- a CDS encoding CDP-alcohol phosphatidyltransferase family protein produces the protein MTDGRIWTIPNLITIFRILLTPGFVIAYLDGNFLTAWGLFMVAGVSDGLDGFLARVMKQRSEFGAMIDPLADKILLVTSFICLSAQDYIPVWLTVLAVSRDLIIVGGLSLLKFYGVEVEKKIFPLWTSKITTALQLLVVFVVLTELAFRLDVDFVHPYLEIATAIFTFISGAIYIRRGMVMFEDEVE, from the coding sequence GTGACGGACGGGAGAATCTGGACTATACCCAACCTGATCACCATTTTCAGGATATTACTGACGCCGGGGTTTGTTATCGCTTACCTTGACGGTAATTTCCTTACGGCATGGGGCTTATTTATGGTGGCTGGAGTTTCGGATGGTTTAGACGGTTTTCTGGCCAGGGTGATGAAGCAGCGCTCTGAGTTTGGTGCCATGATCGACCCGCTTGCCGACAAAATCCTTCTGGTTACTTCTTTTATCTGCCTTTCCGCACAAGATTATATTCCGGTCTGGCTGACCGTACTGGCTGTTTCCCGTGATCTGATAATTGTGGGCGGGCTGTCGCTGCTTAAGTTTTACGGAGTGGAAGTGGAAAAGAAAATTTTTCCGCTCTGGACCAGCAAGATAACCACCGCCCTGCAACTTCTGGTGGTTTTCGTGGTGCTTACCGAACTTGCTTTTAGGCTGGACGTGGATTTTGTGCACCCATACCTGGAAATTGCAACAGCTATCTTTACATTTATTTCCGGTGCAATATATATCCGCCGCGGGATGGTCATGTTTGAGGATGAAGTGGAGTAA
- a CDS encoding YggT family protein, which yields MDYVILAVAKVLSLVLNLYMWVVIISALITWVNPDPYNPIVRFLRSVTEPVFAKVRQYLPFVNIGGFDLSPIVVLLAIQMIDIALVGNLTRLAYGM from the coding sequence ATGGATTACGTGATTCTTGCCGTGGCGAAGGTCCTTTCGCTAGTTCTTAATCTTTATATGTGGGTGGTTATCATTTCCGCCCTGATTACTTGGGTCAATCCTGATCCCTACAATCCCATTGTCAGATTTCTGCGCAGCGTGACGGAACCTGTTTTTGCCAAAGTGCGCCAGTATCTTCCGTTTGTAAATATCGGTGGGTTTGATCTTTCCCCTATCGTCGTTCTTCTCGCTATCCAGATGATCGACATCGCGCTGGTGGGCAATCTCACCAGACTTGCTTATGGCATGTAG
- the coaD gene encoding pantetheine-phosphate adenylyltransferase, translating into MAELKPVTAVFPGTFDPFTRGHFSLVMRGIQTFNKVIVAVAGSTSKNCKFSLEERVDMAERIFEHHPQVEVDSFDGLLVHYVEKSPANVIMRGLRAVSDFEYEFQMALMNRRLDNDIQTVFLMTDYKWMYLSSSIIKDVAVNGGDIKGLVPRQIYDEVIERLVPVEKR; encoded by the coding sequence ATGGCAGAATTAAAGCCGGTTACAGCAGTATTTCCCGGAACTTTTGATCCCTTCACCCGTGGTCATTTCTCTTTGGTTATGCGCGGGATTCAGACATTTAATAAAGTTATTGTCGCCGTGGCGGGCAGTACTTCCAAAAATTGTAAGTTTTCCCTCGAAGAGAGGGTAGACATGGCCGAACGGATTTTCGAGCATCATCCGCAGGTGGAGGTGGATTCTTTTGACGGTCTGCTGGTGCACTATGTTGAAAAAAGCCCGGCCAACGTTATCATGCGTGGGCTTCGTGCGGTTTCAGATTTTGAATACGAATTTCAGATGGCTCTTATGAACCGCCGTCTTGATAACGATATCCAGACTGTCTTTTTGATGACCGACTATAAGTGGATGTATCTCAGCTCTTCAATTATTAAAGATGTGGCTGTTAACGGTGGGGACATCAAAGGTCTTGTTCCGCGCCAGATTTATGATGAAGTTATTGAAAGGCTTGTTCCTGTGGAAAAAAGATAA
- a CDS encoding polysaccharide biosynthesis C-terminal domain-containing protein — protein sequence MSSDHSNLKKLTLVFTAKGVKGVGGLLLAWLLAKKYGAYGSGLFFIGYTFAFLAANFAQLGVGNGCLRFIPMVRKEDKSNLSAMWTLAQLIVGGFGLLLSAVLMYFSESVAGLVFKDVSKWAYIFCASPIIFFWSLTRINIMFRQSLGDMAGITLVENLLIPLGMLILGCFAFAVDFSVLFFLGSVSALYMVVFLYSFWSTRSDYALSFSLQLRSSLEIRDILIYSIPLLTIAFSQTSLIWINTLILGAVGSVVDAALFVAAMKVAVSISILLYTFNSVYAPLISTAYARDDHDSIRTIYRDATHALTFFSFILLAGVAVYADQIMIFFGADYGAGTQCLLWMLAGQICNCYTGPVGYLLILSGKSRLEVFNTVAGLILNAGLCLLLYRSLGVSGAGLAFCLSNVLVNMLRYVQCRKFFGISWLDRRQLGFIGLQAVLICSYVFLSFKDINRELLVAGSFIAYLLFNFGNIKSLFGNLRSRN from the coding sequence TTGAGCAGTGATCATTCAAATTTGAAAAAGCTGACCCTTGTTTTTACTGCCAAGGGAGTAAAAGGGGTCGGTGGATTGCTGTTGGCATGGCTGTTGGCAAAGAAGTACGGAGCATATGGCTCCGGGCTTTTTTTTATCGGCTATACCTTTGCTTTTCTTGCAGCTAATTTCGCCCAGCTCGGTGTAGGAAACGGCTGCCTGCGCTTTATTCCAATGGTTCGGAAAGAGGATAAGTCCAACCTCTCCGCCATGTGGACTTTGGCCCAGTTGATTGTCGGGGGATTCGGTTTGCTGCTATCGGCAGTACTTATGTATTTTTCAGAATCCGTGGCCGGATTGGTCTTTAAGGATGTTTCAAAATGGGCGTATATTTTTTGTGCCTCGCCGATAATTTTTTTCTGGAGCCTGACCAGAATCAACATAATGTTCCGCCAGAGTCTTGGCGATATGGCCGGGATTACTCTGGTTGAAAACCTTCTGATTCCGCTGGGGATGCTTATTCTCGGATGTTTTGCGTTTGCAGTTGATTTCAGCGTGTTGTTTTTTCTCGGGTCTGTATCCGCGCTTTATATGGTGGTATTTTTGTACTCCTTTTGGAGTACGCGCAGTGATTACGCGCTTAGTTTTTCGCTGCAGCTGCGCAGTTCCTTGGAGATTCGTGATATTCTCATCTATTCCATTCCACTCCTGACCATCGCTTTTTCACAGACTTCATTGATATGGATCAACACACTCATTCTAGGGGCTGTTGGATCTGTTGTAGATGCCGCGCTTTTTGTTGCCGCTATGAAGGTTGCAGTGTCCATTTCTATTCTGCTTTACACATTTAACAGTGTATACGCTCCGCTAATTTCCACCGCTTATGCCCGTGATGATCATGACTCAATCCGCACCATTTATCGCGATGCGACACATGCGTTGACATTTTTTTCATTCATCCTGCTGGCCGGGGTCGCAGTTTACGCGGACCAGATAATGATTTTTTTCGGTGCTGATTACGGTGCCGGAACACAATGTCTTCTCTGGATGCTGGCGGGGCAGATTTGCAATTGCTACACTGGTCCTGTGGGTTATCTGCTGATTCTTTCCGGTAAATCAAGGCTGGAAGTGTTCAACACCGTGGCCGGACTGATCCTGAATGCCGGGCTATGTCTGCTGCTTTACCGCAGCCTTGGCGTCAGTGGGGCAGGTCTGGCTTTCTGTCTTTCAAACGTGTTGGTGAATATGCTGCGTTATGTCCAATGTCGCAAATTCTTCGGAATCAGTTGGCTCGACCGCAGACAGCTGGGTTTTATTGGTCTGCAGGCAGTTTTGATTTGCAGCTACGTTTTCTTAAGTTTCAAAGATATTAACCGAGAACTGCTGGTAGCCGGATCTTTCATAGCCTATCTACTGTTTAATTTCGGCAATATTAAATCATTATTTGGAAATCTGCGTTCCAGAAATTAA
- a CDS encoding sulfotransferase, producing the protein MIYAFLLYDSRSGSTLLSSLLNRYAGIVVTQESHFISLMLENYRDEQAMTVGGLLDLIYSEPRFCEWNVEREKLRRRLSRLEKLTYRAVIDAVFAEYLTVRGETEPEVLLIKGARHDVHLSRLRDIFPDVRFISLLRDGRAVFNSKLDMVSLTGMKMSNNVFQAAFDWKKMLRRLDDQPLIRLRFEDLLANPEYEASRLLDALCVSHAGRLVTSTQQDYYQLIGKKQKHLHKNVGNKPDRKIAVKWKDRLSPAQIQLYELICARELLENGYKLCAPRSLPFYESVKIILGQGLHWIWLKLRNISYYTFIDRSIFRKLKEKHFEQ; encoded by the coding sequence ATGATTTATGCTTTTTTGCTGTATGACAGCAGGTCCGGCTCTACTTTACTTTCGTCACTCCTGAACCGTTATGCCGGAATTGTTGTTACGCAGGAGAGTCATTTTATTTCTCTCATGCTTGAGAATTACCGCGATGAACAAGCCATGACAGTCGGGGGACTGCTGGATCTCATATATTCCGAGCCTCGTTTCTGCGAATGGAATGTAGAGCGGGAAAAGCTGCGCCGCAGGCTTTCAAGACTAGAAAAGTTGACCTACCGGGCAGTAATAGATGCCGTATTTGCTGAATATCTGACAGTGCGCGGTGAAACAGAACCCGAAGTGCTGCTCATCAAGGGCGCGCGCCATGACGTCCACCTGTCCCGGCTACGCGATATTTTTCCTGATGTTAGATTTATATCCCTTTTGCGTGACGGGCGGGCGGTATTTAACTCCAAACTGGATATGGTTTCCCTAACCGGGATGAAAATGTCCAATAATGTTTTTCAGGCTGCATTTGATTGGAAGAAAATGTTGCGCAGGCTTGATGATCAACCCCTGATCAGATTGCGTTTTGAAGACCTGCTGGCAAACCCTGAATATGAAGCCTCCCGGCTGTTGGATGCGCTTTGCGTGAGCCATGCCGGTCGCCTGGTTACATCTACACAGCAGGATTATTATCAGCTCATCGGCAAAAAACAGAAACATCTGCATAAAAATGTAGGTAACAAGCCGGACCGCAAAATCGCGGTTAAATGGAAGGATCGTCTAAGTCCGGCCCAGATTCAGCTTTATGAGTTGATCTGTGCCCGGGAACTTTTGGAGAACGGCTACAAACTTTGCGCTCCGCGCAGTCTGCCCTTTTATGAAAGTGTAAAGATTATTCTGGGGCAGGGATTGCATTGGATTTGGTTGAAGCTGCGTAATATTTCTTATTATACCTTTATTGACAGAAGTATTTTCCGCAAGTTGAAGGAAAAACATTTTGAGCAGTGA
- the rsmD gene encoding 16S rRNA (guanine(966)-N(2))-methyltransferase RsmD, translating into MRLISGKYGGRVIKTASGPGYRPATSKVRQAIFSMLESRGVDWYGLRVADMFAGSGSLAIEALSRGAEFALFVEKNGRAANLINTNLKDLGVSPKEYKVFKTDLFKVLGKSPDKPYDLIFIDPPYGYDLLPKALDAALENGWLSKDGFVLAEVEDKVEPPESEQVDSLDLLVNKLYGQTRILLWQN; encoded by the coding sequence ATGAGACTTATCAGCGGTAAATATGGGGGCCGGGTGATTAAGACCGCCAGCGGTCCCGGGTACCGTCCGGCAACTTCAAAGGTCCGGCAGGCTATCTTTTCCATGCTCGAATCAAGAGGGGTGGACTGGTACGGCTTGCGGGTTGCGGATATGTTCGCCGGTAGCGGCAGCCTTGCCATTGAGGCTTTGAGCCGGGGGGCGGAATTTGCTCTCTTTGTGGAAAAAAACGGGCGCGCCGCGAACTTGATTAATACCAATCTCAAGGATCTCGGTGTTTCCCCTAAAGAGTATAAGGTTTTTAAAACCGATTTATTTAAGGTTCTTGGGAAAAGCCCGGATAAACCTTACGATCTTATTTTTATTGACCCCCCCTACGGATATGACCTGCTGCCCAAGGCCCTTGATGCGGCCCTTGAAAACGGCTGGCTTTCCAAGGACGGATTTGTGCTGGCGGAAGTTGAGGATAAAGTAGAGCCGCCGGAATCGGAACAGGTGGACAGCCTCGACCTGCTGGTCAACAAACTCTATGGTCAGACAAGGATATTATTATGGCAGAATTAA
- a CDS encoding MBL fold metallo-hydrolase: protein MKITFMGAAKTVTGSCYIIETENARFAVDCGLHQGNAEIEKRNRGIMDYDPKNLDFILVTHAHIDHTGLLPAAVRSGFNGPIYMTTPTRDLLDIMLLDSAYIQEMEAEWSNRKRLRKGLPPIKPIYEQEDAIKTVPLMRTVQYGASFEPVEGVSVNFKDAGHILGSAFIELWVKEGGETTKIVFSGDLGHKDQLIVRNPSIIEKADYLLMESTYGDRNHKDASNSLDELAEAIEWSYERGGKVVIPAFAVERSQQLIYTLHLLYKDGRLPKDMPVYLDSPLAIKATEIFRNHPEFFDLDTKELMQNGDDPLSLPNLKFTLTTEESQAINNTEGPAIIISASGMANAGRIKHHLRHNIWRKDSSVVFVGYQGVGTPGRRLVNGADNITLFGEKLNVEAKIFTINGFSGHAGQTEMLDWLKHFDSPSMKVILTHGEPKGQKVLAGLIKQQFGYKVHIADYREELMLVPGGEIQPVVKSGPVTPEIDWDFLLKDSEKLYTEFRSRLDKVKAQPFLSQTELRDRLLEINRQVVELISEL, encoded by the coding sequence ATGAAGATTACTTTTATGGGAGCTGCAAAAACTGTAACAGGTTCCTGCTATATAATTGAGACTGAAAATGCCCGCTTTGCGGTTGACTGCGGCCTGCATCAAGGGAACGCCGAGATTGAAAAACGTAATCGCGGTATAATGGATTACGATCCTAAAAATCTTGACTTTATTTTGGTTACGCATGCTCATATCGATCATACCGGGTTACTTCCTGCTGCCGTTCGCTCCGGGTTTAACGGGCCGATCTACATGACCACCCCCACCCGCGATCTGCTGGATATAATGTTGCTGGACAGTGCTTATATTCAGGAAATGGAAGCCGAGTGGAGCAACCGCAAAAGGTTGCGTAAGGGGCTGCCGCCCATCAAGCCGATTTATGAGCAGGAAGATGCGATAAAGACCGTTCCTCTTATGCGTACTGTCCAGTATGGGGCCAGCTTCGAGCCCGTGGAAGGAGTGAGCGTCAATTTTAAGGATGCCGGACATATTCTTGGCTCCGCTTTTATTGAGCTTTGGGTTAAAGAAGGTGGCGAAACCACTAAAATTGTTTTTTCGGGGGATCTTGGGCACAAGGACCAGCTTATCGTCCGCAACCCCAGTATTATCGAGAAGGCTGATTACCTGCTTATGGAATCCACCTACGGGGACCGAAATCACAAAGATGCATCCAACAGCCTTGATGAACTTGCCGAAGCCATAGAGTGGAGTTACGAACGTGGCGGCAAGGTGGTAATTCCGGCTTTTGCCGTCGAGCGTTCCCAACAACTTATTTATACCCTGCATTTGCTTTACAAAGATGGCAGGCTTCCGAAAGACATGCCTGTCTATCTTGATAGCCCTCTTGCTATCAAGGCCACGGAAATTTTCAGGAACCACCCTGAATTTTTTGATCTTGATACTAAGGAGCTCATGCAAAACGGCGATGATCCGCTTTCCCTGCCCAATCTTAAATTCACCCTGACCACTGAAGAATCCCAGGCGATCAATAATACAGAAGGGCCTGCAATAATCATTTCCGCAAGCGGCATGGCTAACGCTGGTCGCATCAAGCACCACCTGCGTCATAACATCTGGCGCAAGGATTCCAGCGTTGTTTTCGTCGGTTATCAGGGCGTGGGAACTCCGGGCCGCAGGTTGGTCAACGGCGCGGACAACATCACTCTTTTTGGCGAAAAGTTAAATGTAGAAGCTAAGATCTTCACAATCAATGGTTTTTCAGGACACGCAGGACAAACTGAGATGCTTGACTGGTTGAAACATTTTGACAGCCCGTCCATGAAGGTAATACTAACCCACGGCGAACCCAAGGGGCAAAAAGTATTGGCCGGTCTAATTAAACAGCAGTTCGGCTACAAGGTTCACATTGCCGATTATCGTGAAGAGCTGATGCTGGTTCCGGGCGGTGAAATTCAGCCCGTTGTTAAATCCGGGCCTGTTACGCCTGAAATTGATTGGGATTTTCTGCTCAAGGATTCTGAAAAGCTTTACACTGAATTCAGAAGCAGACTGGATAAGGTCAAGGCACAGCCTTTCCTTAGCCAGACAGAGTTAAGGGACAGGCTGCTTGAAATTAACCGCCAGGTTGTGGAACTTATTTCGGAATTATAA
- a CDS encoding DMT family transporter: MRHHNQKKAYVYGLSAVLIWSTVASAFKIALGYMDPLQLLFYSVIFSSLSLFAILKIQNKTGQIKQMSKKEILKCGLPGILNPFLYYVVLFKAYALLPAQEAQPLNYTWAITLSLLSIPLMGQKMTTRELLAILTSYMGVVVISTHGDLLNIRFSNGYGVFLALFSTILWSLYWIINAKSKTDPLIGLFLNFCFGLPFVTIVMLIFSGPPPLALPAILSAAYVGFFEMGITFALWLNALKLTEKASKVSNLIFLSPFISLILIHFILGEEILPSTLIGLLFIVGGNIIQQFKKR; this comes from the coding sequence TTGCGACATCATAACCAGAAAAAAGCATATGTCTATGGCCTTAGCGCCGTACTCATCTGGTCGACAGTGGCTTCGGCTTTCAAGATTGCGCTTGGTTACATGGACCCGCTGCAGCTGCTTTTCTATTCCGTCATATTCTCCAGCTTATCACTCTTCGCCATTTTAAAGATACAAAATAAAACCGGACAGATAAAGCAAATGAGTAAAAAAGAAATACTCAAATGCGGACTGCCCGGCATACTTAATCCATTTCTATATTATGTAGTACTTTTTAAAGCCTATGCCCTGCTCCCGGCGCAGGAAGCGCAACCACTGAACTACACCTGGGCCATCACGCTCTCTCTACTGTCCATTCCTTTGATGGGCCAGAAAATGACTACGCGGGAACTGCTTGCCATACTGACAAGCTACATGGGCGTCGTGGTGATTTCCACCCATGGCGATTTGCTAAATATCAGGTTCAGCAACGGGTACGGAGTATTTCTGGCCCTGTTCAGTACCATTCTATGGTCGCTATACTGGATTATCAACGCCAAAAGCAAAACTGATCCGCTCATAGGACTGTTTCTTAATTTCTGCTTCGGGCTACCGTTTGTGACCATTGTCATGCTGATCTTTTCCGGCCCGCCGCCACTGGCTCTTCCGGCCATCCTCTCCGCTGCCTACGTGGGATTTTTTGAGATGGGCATAACCTTCGCATTATGGCTGAATGCCCTCAAGCTGACCGAAAAAGCTTCAAAAGTCAGTAATCTTATTTTTCTCTCGCCATTCATCTCACTAATCCTGATTCACTTCATTCTGGGCGAAGAAATACTGCCCTCAACACTGATAGGACTGCTCTTCATTGTTGGTGGTAATATTATCCAGCAATTTAAAAAAAGATAA